The following proteins are encoded in a genomic region of Cryptococcus neoformans var. neoformans JEC21 chromosome 2 sequence:
- a CDS encoding 2-oxoglutarate metabolism-related protein, putative, which translates to MIRTSSRAIASSSTAALRRSSLRSISLARNVSKTQISRTALQPRANIVFRSSFHSSSLLLAETVKVPQMAESITEGTLKQWSKQVGDFVKQDEEIATIETDKIDVSVNAPVSGTITELLAEEESTVTVGQDLLKIEPGEGGAQSSESKPQAKSEPKNAEEGNKDEAAPAAGKEKGAGEEALAKHEEKAPKLDKAEAEKPAPKKQEKPSPKQEPQPEKAVGSRNETRVKMSRMRQTIAQRLKASQNAAASLTTFNEIDMSSLMEFRKLYKDGVLKNEGVKLGFMSAFAKASCLALKEIPAANASIEGDSIVYRDYVDLSVAVATPKGLVTPIVRNAESMGLVEIEKAIADLGKKARDNKLSIEDMSGGTFTISNGGVFGSLYGTPIINLPQAAVLGMHTIKEKPVVVNGQIVIRPIMVVALTYDHRLLDGREAVTFLVRIKEYIEDSRRMLLPSPI; encoded by the exons ATGATCAGGACGTCCTCCCGCGCCAtcgcttcctcttccactgcCGCCCTTAGACGATCAAGTCTTCGGTCCATCTCTCTTGCCAGGAACGTCTCCAAAACTCAGAT CTCTCGCACTGCTCTTCAACCTCGGGCCAACATTGTTTTCCGTTCCAGTTtccactcttcatctctcctcctcg CGGAGACCGTCAAGGTTCCACAGATG GCTGAGTCCATCACGGAAGGCACTCTGAAACAATGGAGCAAGCAAGTCGGTGATTTTGTCAAACAAGACGAGGAGATTGCTACCATTGAGACCGACAAG atTGATGTCTCAGTCAACGCTCCTGTTTCCGGTACTATCACTGAACTCCTTGCCGAGGAGGAATCTACTGTCACTGTTGGCCAAGATCTTCTGAAGATTGAACCGGGAGAGGGTGGCGCTCAGTCCTCAGAGTCCAAGCCTCAAGCCAAGTCTGAGCCTAAGAatgctgaagaaggcaaCAAGGACGAAGCGGCCCCTGCCGCtggcaaggagaagggagccGGTGAGGAGGCACTCGCCAAGCATGAGGAAAAGGCGCCCAAGTTGGACAAGGCTGAGGCTGAAAAGCCTGCTCCAAAGAAACAGGAGAAGCCTTCCCCTAAGCAGGAGCCTCAACCTGAGAAGGCTGTTGGAAGCAGGAATGAAACCAGG GTCAAGATGTCCCGAATGCGACAAACTATTGCCCAACGTCTCAAGGCGTCCCAAAATGCGGCCGCTTCCCTTACTACCTTCAACGAAATTGACATGTCTTCCCTTATGGAATTCCGAAAACTTTACAAGGATGGCGTCCTGAAGAACGAGGGTGTCAAGCTTGGTTTCATGTCTGCTTTTGCCAAGGCCTCTTGTCTTGCCCTTAAGGAAATTCCCGCCGCCAATGCTAGCATTGAAGGCGACTCCATCGTTTACAGGGACTATGTTGACTTGTCTGTCGCCGTTGCCACTCCTAAGGGTCTGGTGACTCCCATTGTCAGGAACGCGGAAAGCATGGGTCTCGTCGAGATTGAAAAGGCGATTGCTGATTTGGGTAAGAAG GCTCGAGACAACAAGCTTAGCATCGAGGACATGTCCGGCGGTActttcaccatctccaatgGTGGCGTCTTCGGTTCTCTTTACGGTACCCCCAT TATCAACTTGCCTCAAGCTGCCGTGCTTGGTATGCACACTATCAAGGAGAAACCTGTGGTGGTGAATGGCCAAATCGTTATCCGGCCTATCATGGTTGTTGCTCTTACATATGACCATCGATTACTCGACGGCCGGGAAGCCGTCACTTTCCTCG TTCGTATCAAGGAATACATTGAGGACTCCAGGAGGATGTTGCTTCCGTCCCCTATCTAA